The DNA sequence GATAAACACcatcatttgattcattttACATGTATATTCAAAAAATGCGCAtgataatgaaattttttttataatgatatAATGATGACACTTTTAAATTATGGGAGACTGAAGACTAACTAATCGTGTGGCCTTTACGCCAACACAGGACAATGGGACTTCATACCCAAGCATCCAACATGGGCGAGATGGTCATTTCATCGCCCCTGTATCTGGGTGTAAGAGTGCACATCTGAGTAGCGTTCTCTTCTCCTTCAATTACAGCTGAAAATCTTTTTGGCAAAAGGTTTTGTGCCTATCGTGCACAACCATGCACACAACTATTggatgggggatgggggatgggggTATGTGAGATGCACCTCTCAATGGCTCAACCTCTATCTAACCACTGTGATGCACGATCTTGCACAAAACCTctctctattattattattattattattacctaatttgtataatttttaaaagggaaaaataagccAAGGGGCAATTTCTAAATAACACTTATAACAGTCCTTTTAACCAAAAAATGGACTTAAGAAAAACCAAACTGTCAAGAGAAGAGAGTGAAAATTAGAAGTTAAACATGGATTGAGTCAGTGAGATGAATAAGGCGGAATAATATTAAGGTGGCGAATTGGAGATGGAGGTCGGGTTTATGTTTACCCATCTCGGgattttcttacttttttattttcttcttctctctctaccCATCCTGGTGATCTGGGCATACTGCATTCGCTCGTTGGATCATTTGGATACCAATTTGATCTTTAGCATCACATTATCTAGTTAATTTCAACTTCAAATTTAATCGCTTTCGTGGTTTACAGCGGCGgcatttccttttcctttgatttttctttttgaattgtGATCAAGGAATGGAAGTTGCACAGAAGGTGTTCGATGTTATGCCCCTGAAAAGTGTGGTTTCTTCTGTTACATTGAAAGTAATGTCAATGGCAGCCTTAAATACTTCTGGTTGGTAGGTTATTGTTGCAATCTCTGTGCCTCGTACTCCAACATCATCTCCACGAACCCATTTGATTCGGATCACCTCAGCTCAGCTGTTAAGAATTTTATGCTCAGATTTCTGAAACCATTGAATGAAGCTGTCTTCTCCTAGGGGATATATCTTTGTTGGATTGATAATTCAGTAAGGTGATTACCTGAAGATAAGGTGTTATGGGTCTGGTAAGGTGAGACTTGAGAGCCAGCCTGCTATCTGTTTGGGATCCGTGGCAGCTGCTCCTTCCTACGTGATCCTAAGCATCCCGAACAATGCTAGCAGCACTCCGGAGGACGCTTCAAAGCATTCACACTTCAAGACAACCTCCGCAGCTCACCAGGtttattcttcttccccccaAGTATGTAAGTTCCTCTGGACCACTTAAATCTTTACGGACTCGACTTTTTCAGGAAGAAGCATTAAACCCTTGTCCTCATagtatgaatatttttttttttggtcttaatATAGTGGCATCATTTCAGGAAAATCTAGGAAAACAAATGAAGAACTAGATTTATTATTTGGGTAGGCTTTTAAATATTTTCCTCTAATTTGAGATACGGGAATTTTCCTTCTCTGCTGCTAATCAGTGCTCCTGGAACTGTTAATTGATAGTTTTGGCTTATTACCTGGTGCAAACTGCAACATTCTGGTGGTTGGGTTGGGAATGGGGaagaattcaaaatattatAGACTAATTACAAGTGAGGAATCTCTTTTTTCTACTGGCAATATTGCTAACCAACTGTTTACCATCTCTAAACCCTCTGTTTCTGTCAAGATACTGATTACCTCATGGAACTAAGCTGGATTTTTACTAGGAATCTCAGCCTACATGTGTAATAAAATATTACTTACAGAAGCCCATGAAGCGATATTTAGATGATTTCAGTCAGTATTACTAAACGTGCAAGACTGAGTGGTTTGAATATTCTGTCgtcaacaacaaagccttatcccaacttaatggagtcaGCTACATGAATTCGAGCaaggacaaaaaaataaaataaaataaaataaagggaaaagtaaaagtgaaaggaaacaGAACACATCTTCTGTCATAACCTTAAAGAAATCTTGGAAACAAGAATCTGAGAAGAAGGATTGATTGTTTAGGAATAATTTGGGCCCCCTTTTGATGAAGATAcacatgttttttttcttcctcttccccacTAAAGGTAGTAGCACCCAATACCCATTACTTCAGTATATATTCGAACATCTCACTTCTTCCAGTTACTTCAGTGTGTATTTCATAAGTTTCTTTCAGCTCAAATTTTCAGCTTAAAACACTTCACTAGTTCACTTATTGTAGGCAGTTTGTGTGATTAATTTCTCTCAATATTTCTTGCTCAAACCTTTAATTTTAGGTGAAGGTGGAATTCACTGATGAGAGTGTATTCAATCTGTCGGCTGAGTTTCTTCGCACACATAGCCCTGCAGTTGATGGCAAAATTAGGTCAGTGGCAGGCGAAAAGGTAACCACTCAATCACCTTTTAATTTTAAGTGTTCAATCTATTTTGTGATTCTTTTTTGGGgtattcttttcatattttttggaGTGGGTACCAAGAGTAAAATCAGGCgaggaaaaaaatgatttccGTGTCAGGCAATCACAAACTGTCCTCTAAAGTCTTGGGATTGGATTGGGCGTAACTGGCTAACACCACTGATGTTCCCTCAAAGATCAGCCAGTATCTTCGGGACCGGTGGTGTCTCATCAGGTCTGCAATAACGAGATTCAAATCCTTACCATTTATTGATTTCTTTGACCACCAAGAACAGAGTATTAGACTAGGCAGTTTGAGTCATCCAATGGATCAGATGTGTAGCCTTACATATCTATACCAGCACTGCTTCTTCAACAGTTCGTCCTTTTTCTGAGTTAAGTCTAAACATCTCTGTACTGTACCCTGTACCAATGTTGGATAAGCATAAAATTGTTGACATTGGGTGTAGGCTTCTAATCCACTCTTTTGAGAAGTACCATGGACCCTTTTCTTCTGAAAGTTTTTGGATAATGCCAATTTATTACTATACTGTTTCCATTTTGTGTTTGAACTAGCCAGGCTTGAGATCTAAATTTTCACCATTTGGTTCGGGTGCAAAGCACATAAAAATGTTCAGCTCTCTCTTTAGGAGCTCAACTGCCAATGCCCCAAGCGACTTTGATAATCAGCTCATAAGCTTCAGTACGTCTATTGCATTTTTGAAGCAGACGATTTGATTCTGCCTCATCAGTGTCAGCCTCTGTTGTCAAATTGGTTCTAGAAACCTTCCCCACCTTTCCTGGTTGGTTTATAAACTACCATTGGATATTCGGATTCATATGCTTATGCCTCTTTGTATGCGACTACTGATGATTCTTTGGATTTGGAGGAATCGGGATATGTTGGGTCTGGAGAAACCAGAGAGGATGGTTAAGGAGGATGTATTAGTGTTTCATATTTATCACATAAAATTTGACCATTATGCAGAACCCCGAGAATGAGTGCAAGTGATTTTCATAATCTTCAACATATCCATAAAATTCATGTTGCTTAAATGCCAATCACAGCCTAATTCCTGAATCAGGTAATATTTGGGCGACGCCACGTGGGGATCATGTCTGCAGAACCTGTAGGAAACTATGGAGTAAGGTACTCGAAAACCGGCTTATTGGTGCTattgttctttttctctaatttgctTGTGTTCTAAAACTCCGTTTTGGCTTTGTTTTGATGGTGTTGGGTCAAGCAGAATAGTTTTCGATGACTTGCATAAAACAGGTATATATACATGGgattatttgtttcatcttggaAGCAATAAGTTTACCCTAATGAGGAATTACATCAAGACCCTGAAGAAGCATGGCCTTAGCCGGGATCCCTCGAGAAGAAAATGATTGAGGAATTTTCAATCGTTGGTTTTGTTAGACTATTGTTTGCATAAAGGGGCATCAGCGTGAAGGAACCTAGCTAGGAACTGTGACAATGGAATGATGTTTCTTAACTGTGACAAATTCATAAATGCAAATCTCATCTCAAGCTCAGCATAGAGAGCACACTAATGAGAAGCAACATAGGGGGCAGAGAAGTTATTTCATGCaaggagaaatagagagagattgCTAGCTCAGAGAGCCTTTTTCCCTTATTTGTATTCAGTTATTTGTTTTCCTCGTCTTCAGTCCACATGGATTCTAATTTACCTCAGTAATAATCTTAAGAAAAAAGGAAGtcattatttttagaaattacacATTATTAAGCATTTGAGTTTTATTAGAGTTATTATTGATTCTTCCTCCTTGCCTACTTTTTCTAAAGATTAAACTAATTTCCCCAGATGGTTGAAGAAACCCAATTGCGGGtgaataacaacaacaacaactacaaaGCTTAGCTGTATCCCAacaaatggggtcggctacatggatccgcaagtaaatgacaaaaaacaaaaaaaaaactctttggGGCATCCCACTCACAACACGTCTGCAGCTCGAATCCTAGCCCTCCAGGCAACTCTGTTAGATGTCATAATTTGGTGAAGatttaacttttgcatgtctttaCTAATTACTCATCAATGATCAATGTTGGCCTGTCCCTAGCCCTTTCAACTCCATTCATCTGCATCTGGTCATTCCTccgtactggggcatccaaaggcctcctttggacatgcccaaaccatcgtAGTCggcattctctgagcttatcctgGATAGGGGTAACTCTTAAATCCGATCTAACCTGGTCATGTTTTATCCTATCTCTCAGGGTTTTGTCGCAAatcca is a window from the Macadamia integrifolia cultivar HAES 741 chromosome 5, SCU_Mint_v3, whole genome shotgun sequence genome containing:
- the LOC122079367 gene encoding uncharacterized protein LOC122079367; the protein is MLAALRRTLQSIHTSRQPPQLTRFILLPPKYVKVEFTDESVFNLSAEFLRTHSPAVDGKIRSVAGEKVIFGRRHVGIMSAEPVGNYGVRIVFDDLHKTGIYTWDYLFHLGSNKFTLMRNYIKTLKKHGLSRDPSRRK